The genomic stretch AGCGCGCCGCCAGGGAGGGCATCGACATCGACGAGTCCAAGTTCAAGACCAAGTCCTAGATGACCAGTGCTCACCTAGCAGAGCAAGCAGCTCAGTGCTGATGTCTGAATGTAGCTGGCTGTTAGTTTACCTCCGTAGTGCGTCCCGTACCACTGAATAATGTAGGTCAGATCCTGACGATGTGCATGCATGTAGGCGATCATATGTAGTATGATCATGTGTGCTTCGTAGCTATAGCCTGTAGTGGTTAGTTGAGTAAGTTAACCAGGTGTCCGTGTTAGTCGAAGTGTGTTGTGGCTCATCTGGCTTCCCAGCCAATGCCCAACAGTGTCCTATGTATCTTTGCGTCTTCAGCAGTAATGGTAGTCGTTTGTTGCTGAAATCTAAACCTTTTTAATGTGAATGCTACCATGTGCTAATTGTTGGGTGTTTCAGAGTTAAGACATTGATGCTCGTAACTTCCAATCTTCCTCATTTCAACGGAATTACCACTACAGCATTAATTAGCGAATAGTAGTATAAGCTTAATCTCTCTATTGCTACTGAACAAGAATTGTTAAAACTGAACCAAGAGAGTTAAAACAAATAGCAGAAAACCAACGTGCTGCAGAAACATGGCAACAAGGAGTCGCACGAGCTCTAGCTGCATATAGTATGTTTAATGCTGGGATTTCTCCTCCCAAGTGCAATTATCTGAGACCGATGATTAGCGGGTCTATCCCTAACTTGAACGCTCCATTAGAATCATGGATGAGAGTGTGCTAATGAAAATTTCATGAGTGCAAGGTCGATGTTTTCAACCTAATCTGGACAGATCACAAATGCCTGATGACTGAAGCACACAATTACCTTTGGCTCCTCCTACATTATAGTCAGTACAAGGAATCCAGAACGCAGAGATCTATTAACTAACATCGTTTGATTGTATTTTCTGTCAAGAAGGGGCGCCAGAAAtgtatttctgtttttttttcttgctgttggatgatcttctgATTTCTATAGAACTTGCACATTTTACTAGAATGTTTTTATTgttgcaacaacaacaaaataaagtTACAAACCACTGTACACATTCTACTATGAGTGGGCTTgctgcaacaacaacaaaataaagtgtCGTGATTCTCAAAACATCATCAAATGCAACACACGGTCGATGTATTCCATCTAGAGCTGATTGCACTTCAAAAAAAGTTCCTAAACAAATAAGCGCTCACTGTTCTAAACGGCTTCAAAGTAGAAATAACCAATCTTCTGCCCCTAAAATAATTCTTCATCTTTTACCAGCCTGGAAACCCACTGTTGATCTTAGGTGCATATGCTCTCGCTATCTGATTTATTATAGATGTCAAAAAAATTCTGAACAAAAAATTCACATGCATCTTGAAACGTTCTATGTGAAAACCAATTTTTTTTGTCTCATGTCTAAAAAAGATGAAAAATGTCTCATGAAGAGTTCTTTTTAGCAcaaaatttctattatttcatataacaaaaatattttattttttgaacgaCTTCGCGAGCACATGGAACATCGAGATGTAAGCACACCATTTTTTCAGAATATTTTGGCATTTCCGTATGGTACGATCGGATGGTATGGGCAGGTCCTGCCCGTACGGGAGGTCGTTAAACCTTCTGGTGTGCCTCCTCGCGATGCTCTTTCACCTAGATGTGTGGAAACTCattttaatcacttcaaaatatcCTATTTATGTTCAATATAATAACTCTAATGATATGTTTATCGATACATTCATAATTTAGGATCTTGTGAAAACATGCATAAAAGGTGTGTGCTAGCTCCCTAAACTACCAAAATCCTATTACTACTTATGCAAAGTAAATATGCTTTTTTTTCAACTCAAGCAACGTGATGAGTGCAAGCAACATATGTAGCGAGTTTCCCAACCTCTCACTTTGATATTCTTGAACAAATAAAGATGTTGGCGTGATAGTAAGGTGGAAAAGAGATAGTGATAATCATGTCACTTGATGCGCTATACGAAGGTGGAAAAGAGATAGTGATAAGCATGTCACTTGCTACGCTCTGATGGAATATTGAACATAGGCTATATGTATGAAGATTGTTAGTTGGAGCTGAAACCTATTGATCTTCAAATTAGATGTCTATTGTAAAATCAGTTTCTCATGTATTGTAATGGTATTAAATTATAATTATAGTATTTTTAATAGATAATATGATTTAACGTAGGATTTGTAACGTTGCTTTCTATGAACCATACCAGGCCCGACGCTGAGCCAGTGCAACCGTTGCGGTTGCATTGGGCCCCAGTCGCTAGGGGCCCCAGCTAAGTATATTAGGTACAGGTTGGCCATTCGCTTGAATTTTCTTTACCTAATCGAAATCAGCCCACACTCAATATCAGCAAGCTTTTGGAGGCATTAATTGTTGGCACATGTATGCATGCTTGAGCTACTACTAGTAGTATTGCTGAAGAAAGAAAGGGATCGGCcacatctataatatctaaataggagcaacccactaagttgatttctcttaacatgcaagccATCCACCTCATCAAGCTTCTTTGACCAATCCTAGCCTGCCACATCACCCCACTAACACTATCAAATATGCCACATCTGCTAATAAAAAGAAATGGCACTAGAACATCATGCAACAAAGAATAACCCACCACTATTATTTCTCTGTCGATTGGCCTTACGTATAGCCAAAGCCAGCCACCAAGTCTAGCTGTTGAcggttcttcttctccatcatctATGCAATGGCACAATCCCTTCCACTCCCCCACGATCTCCTACAAAATCATGGGCagttctcttctctctcttctaCAGGTTGTGTTACACCTTTCTGTAATCTCCCTTTTTCACAGCTGACTCCTATATCTTCTCTCCACATCGCCAGGTTGACTTTATTTTCTGCCATCAGTAGGTGGGCAGAAGATCGATGGAAATTCAGGCGCTTTTACTAAAGACACGGACACAGCAAGATAAGGGATTAGGTCTGTCTGGCTAAGGGGCAGCGCCAATTCGAACTTGAATGCGATTCGCGTTTGTGCATACGACTGATCCGAACCTGCTCCCGTCCTCAGATATCACAGCGAAAAGCTTAGATACTCTATTTTTTCCTCTGCTTACGAGGGTCTATGTCTCAAGATGAATTAGAAGGCAAGCAACAAAGAAGCACAACACCAATCGGTACGGTTGGATTCAGAATTATAGCGCATGGGAAGGATCAAGAAAAATGATAGACAGCGGAAGAGCACGGTTCAAGGTTGAGAATTTTTTTACTTGCATGTCGCCCTAACTTTACCTTCTTTGTCTTCATCAATTTTACTGTTTGGTTATAACTAATTTGAGTTGCCATTTTTCTATCAATACACATACCATCCCCTGATTTGGTAAGCAAATGTTAATTAATCTGCCCGTCAATCTAAGTTATCCTAATTATTTCTTCAGTTATATTCCTGTCTTCTATCTCCTTTTGGGGCACAAATATGATTTAAACATTATTCCTTTGTGTATTGCAGGTTCGTTAGGACTACTAGGAAAACTAGGAAggattcaggagtattcatttcagCTGGCATCTACATGTATGCATCTTCACTTTTCTCAGCTTTTTCGTAGGTTTAATGTGACGCACTACACATTTTCGTACCCCTGTACCACCATACATCAGCACCGTAACATATATGTAAACATTCTTACTGTATATCATGATATCGATTCTAATTTATCATGTCAATGTAAAAAAGTGAGGTACTATGTGACTCTACAATCAAGTCTTAAGCATGTGCAACTGCTTTCTGAAATTGTCGTGTCCAACCCAACATTAATCATATTCCGCTTTGCCATGATCTTCAATATTTAAATTATGTTTATCAAAACAATGTCCTGCATATGTTTCATGTTCATAATTTGAATCGATATTATACCATGtattcccgctgcaacgcgcgggaaaTCATCTAGTTTACTAAGTCCAGGTTCTCATCGCATTGACTCTCCCTTGCATCCTCGTTCAGTCGTTCTCCTCTCCCGTCTCCCAATTACCGCTCGGGCATCAATGATGGGGCGGCTCTCTGGCGTCGAGATTTTTAGCCATTTTGAAGAAATTAATGGAGAGGATCATATATTCTTTTGTTCGTCCGATTTGATCTGTTCTCAACTTCTCCTTCCTCATTCCCTAATCTTCATAGGCTTGAGAGAGACAAAAGTTTGAAGAAAGAAGCATGGGGAATCTACACCTGCAGGCAGCATAAGCTTGGTGGCTAGCCCAGGGACAAGCGGCAGTTAGCAAGGAGGGGCTAGTGGCCGGCGCGATGGCGCCTGGCAGTCAGTAGCAAGGGGCCACGGCGGTGGTAGGGCAAGCCGGCAGCAACAGTATAGAGGCCCTTTTCTTGGTTTTGCGTTGGGCCCTGAAatgtcagggccggccctgaacCAGACAATACATGGGCATCTGTCGGGCTCAGGCCAAGGAAGGCCCAGTGTTAATGGGTGCCCGATCTTCTCGATGACTGATGGTAGATGGTGGATGGTAACTCACGAGATGATCTCGAACTCTCCGGATGTTCCCCCGTTGCCAATGCGACAGATCTTTAACCATATGGATATTCGCAACACCACACGCTTACGCACATTGTCGCTGACCATGAAGCAGTGCAGTCATCCAATTCCCAATAAAACAAAACATTACACTTGACTTTCAGCAACAAGAACTTCAGATCGAAACAAATTTGAAGTAGGATACATATTTCGAGCGAAACAAAAATGAATATATGATTTCAGAGGAATGCTTTTAGCAATTCGTTCTGGTTATAGGATTTAACTTAAGGGAGTCTCTAGGGCTAGTTACTTTATGTGAATTTAAGCCCGGTTGCCCCTACCTTCCCTTGCTGGGTTATTTCTTAGGGGAGCACTAGGAATCGGACGCCGATTCCTAGCTTACCATCGGACCAGGCCAACGCCGTACGATCATTTTTCGGTGAACCGTGCGATTACAGACCACTAAAACATGTATTCGTTGCCTCCTTTTCTGCTTCCCAAAACAAGAGCGTTATTTACTCCCCTAAACCAGCGCTCCCTTAAATCACGTCCGAtgtgtcatctaaaaaataatAACGCCACGTCAAAAAAAACGTCCGATCTATTGCTAATGCTGATTATGGAACCTAATAATGCTAGAAAATTCAGGTTAGATGCCATATAGTAGGTTTCCTTATGAACCAAATCATGTTTCCGAAGTTTTTCAATATTGCTTCCACAtaaagaaaaatatttttagttaGGGTCAACTTGATTCCCAGTTCGACTATATTAGGGTTTATAATTTGGGTTTATAATTTTGACCCTAAACCCCAAATAGTATATCGACTGAAGAATTTGGGGGTGGAGGTGCCGAGGTTAATGGGCCTTTTTTCCGGGAGAAACATAATTGCAATTGGCTGTGCGATGGAATAGAAATTGACGGCATCTGATCAGTCCGATGATCTGCTTCCCATCGGGCTACGATGTGGAGTGTTTACCTATTTCTTAGTTGAGTTATTGGGTTTATAATTGATTTGTTGGGCCTAAGCCGATGCCCGCGTCACTTCATGGTCTAAGTTTTTAGCAAAAGAAAAAGGTTAGGTAGTTTAATGGATGTATTACGGGTACCACTAGCTAGAGACCGACATTCGTGAAGGGAAATTTCGTCCCACACAATGTACGTACGGTTGACACATGCCAGCCCCACGTGACACGCCTACCCACGCAAGTAGAGAAGCTCTAGTACTTACGTCCACGGGCGTACAGTCGCGTATGTTTGGCCGTGCACATACAGTCGCGTATGTCCGGTCGCGCGCGTACAACCACGTACGTCCGGCCACGCGCACAAGAAAGTACaagtacagaagtacagtcgctcacacgagcaagtacatgtacagttgCGCCACCGAGCAAGTACAGATACAGAAATACAGTCGCGTACACGAGCAAGTACTGGTAtagaagtacagtcgcgcacacgagcaagtactgGTAAAgaagtacagtcgtgcacacgagtaaGCACACAAGTACAatcgcgcacacgagcaagtaTTGGTACAGAAGTACAATcgtgcacacgagtaagtactgaTACAGAAGTACAATCACACACAAGAGCAAGTACTGGTACAAAAGAAGGTACAGTAGCGCATTGCGCACATGAGGAAGTATAGTTACTGATTAAAGAGAAAAATTGCATCAAATACAGTAAAAAAGAAGTACTTGTCATTTTAAGCACAAATACAATTAGGTACACACCACGAGTACAACCATACTAGTATTAGAAGTACAGAAAAAATATTCTGAAACCTATCAATACGGgattagttttgaagatctcgatgcgaggatctcaaaagtgaaaaagatcataatttggacttacggttcttaaGATATTTCATTTAAAATAACGAATCTAGATAATAAAGGGAAAAGCTCATCCTATAGCTACTTAAACAATCAcacaagaaaattttaatccaAGAAATTTAAAAATATCAGGTTTCGAAAAATTGCTTGTGGATTCAAAAATGTTCACGAGTTAATGAAATTTCTTTAAAATATAATGATTTCAAAAAATTGTACAcggtttcaaaaatgttcaaagttaCTAGAAAAAATCGTTGTTTCCAAAAAAGTGTTCGCATACACGTGTTCAAGAAAAATACATAACTAAATCTTTTCCAAAACAAGAAGGATAAaataaaaattgaaactaaaagagaaaggaaacaacaaAAATAAGGAAAAATGAAACAGGATTAAAAAATGGGAACGAAAACGCAGTGACAACCAGAAGGGAAAGATAGTGACGTGCGACCGAGGCATGACCCATTTGAAAGTTGTTGCAGCCGAGCGCAAATCCAACTCGTTGTAAGCGATAGGTACGTGGTGTTTGTGGTTTCAAAAACCTTGTGTGATTCcgataaaagaaaagaaataactAAATTCAGAGTTAGCACGGCTATCAGAGTATTTGTCTTTTAGTTGCAACTCCCCTTGCAAGTAGGCAACACATTTCAGTTGCCACCCATTTACAACTGGGACAAAGAGAAGTTTGGATTTAACACAGATTCACAACATTTCCCTTCTCCTCTTGTAATTGGGCAACAAATGTCAGTTACGACCCCACTTGCAACTAggacaaaaataaaaattcaggGCTAGGATGGATTCCAAAGCATTTGTCTCTCTATTCCAACTGCATTTGCAactaggcaaaaaaaaaaatcagttgcgACCCCACTTGCAAGTGGGACGAAGAGAAAATCATGATTAGCATAGGTTCTGGAGCATAACTCTCTCGGCTGCAACTACAGTTGCAACTGGGAAACAAAGTTCACCTGTGATACCTGGGACAAAGAGAAATTTGGGGTTACCATGGATTTCGAAGCATTTTTCTCTCTGTTGCAGCTCCACATCCAACAAAGTTCAATAGcgaccccacttgcaactggTACAAAAATAGAAATTCGGGGTTAGCATGAGTTCCATAGCATCTCTCTCAGCTGCAACTCCATTTACAACTTGGTTACAAAGGTCAGTTGCGACCCCACTTGCAAGTGGGACAAAGAGAAATTCGGAGTTAGCATAGATTCTTGAACATTTCTCACTCAGCTGCAACCTCACTGTCAACTTGGACAAAGAGAAAATCAGGGTTAGGATGGATTTTAGTGCATTTTCTCTTTCTGTTCcaaccccacttgcaactaggACAAAAAGATTCGGGTTAGCAAGGATTCGAGAACATTTCTCTCTCCAATTGCAACTGGGTAACTAAGGTCATTTGGGACCCTACTTGCAACTAGGACAAAGACAAAATTAGGGTTTCTCACGGATTCCGGAGCATTTCTCTCTCAGtttgcaactccacttgcaactgggCAAACAAAGGTTAGTTACAACCCCACTCGCAACTAGGACAAAGACGAAAAATAGGGTTTATCACACACTCCGAAACAATTATCTCTTAGTGTTGCAGACCCACTAGCAACTTGGCAAAGAAAGACGAATTAGGGTTTAGCGTGATTCCAAAGCATTTTTCTCTCAATTGCAACCCCACTTGCAATTGGGCATTGAAGGTCAGTTGCGACCCCACTTGCAACTAGGACAAAACATGAATTAGGGTTTAGCGTGGATTTCCGACGCATTTCTCttagttgcaactccacttgcaactgggCAACAAAGATCAGTTGTGACCTCACAAGCAACTTGAACGAAGAAAAAATTATAGGGTTAGTACATATTCAAAAACATTTCTCTCGAAGTTGCAACCCCACTTACAGCTAGCGATAAAGGTCAGTTGCGACCCCATTTGCAAATGGGACAAAAAAGAAAAATGGGGTTAGCACAGATTTATGAGCATTTCTCTCTCAGTTACAACTCCAATTTCAACTAAGCAGCAAAGGTCAGTTGGGACCCCGGGACTAAGAAAAAATAGGTTTTACCGCGGGATTCTGGAGCATTCATCTCTTAGTTACAACCCCACTTACAACTACTAAAATAAAGGTCAGTTGTGACCCCACTTGCAAGTGGAGACAAAAGACAAATTAAGCTTTAGAGCTGATTCCGAAGAATTTCTCTCTCAATTGTGAGCCCGGTTGCAATTGGAACAAAAAGAAGAATTAGGGTTTAGCGCGGATTCTGAAGAATTTCTTTTAGCCGCGGCCCCAATTGCAACTGCGTTGTCGTTGCTCAGCGGCAGTCGCGTCTCAGATCTAAGGCAGAACCTTTCTTAGGAAGTTTCTACGtcacagatcggatcttcgcgagtgCGTCCAGCTCAGCGGTGGTCGCGTCAGCAtgacttaccagggcgtttccaTCGGAATCAACTGTCTCGCTGATAAGTATgtgaatgccgccgattgggatgatggagagattgacggggtcggttttagccggaatccagcactcgtcctgagggacgatcggaaagtttccgGCGTAAATAACACGCCCCACtgcgatggattcgtcgtagcttcccaaggCGGAACCCTCccagttccggcctccagacgccgctggccccacggtgggcgccaactgtcgttgcctattcggtgGTTCtctagaggagggatcctcatggaggggagaagaagtaggggccattgggcggagtgtcctcgggacggtggtacgcgatttacccagcttcggaacacctgcacgatgacagggcctactgctgcttgtctggaattatctgggcgctttcgcattgttacaatgagttgtggttgtgcctctagggctcccgggatccggcttataaagacgctcGGATCTagtgtttacacggagagtcctagccggaatacaagatgcctaactacggaatattacattgccgttcaCGTCAAGGATCCATCTTTCCTTGTGCgccgtattggatccggatacttcatgggccttcacggatccgactaccTTCAtatgtcggttgagatccggctcctgttcctgggctggacttcatccatcttgatctacagcaactgggccgtccgatgggccacatgccaccatcaccgtctatgggccacccggacttgccggatctaggtcatgtcgttgatatacccataaagtatacccacaccaTGCGTCAAGAGAGAAATTTATAGTTTATCATGGATTCTGGAGCATTTCTCTCTTAGTTGTAACCACACTTGCAACTAGGAAAGAAAAGCTCAGTTGCGACCCCACTTGCAACTATAACAAATAAAAATGTTAGTTGTGAAACTACTTCACATAAGGATTTCAATTTTCTCTAGTTTTCAACCTACTTGGATACTAGTCATACAATTAGTCAAACAAATCCATACAGAAAAATACATAACCTGCCTTCAATAATTCAACACAAGTAATACATATTACTCATATTTCAActcaaacataaaaaaaaatattACTCATATTTAGTCTTCCAAAGAAGTAACACAGACAACAGACATTACACAAACCCCTTATGATCACACACCCATGATGCCGGACAAACCACCGCTCTCGCCCCTCACCGTACATGCCGCCATCTAAATAAAGGGGTAGCAATTAGGGGATACCTCTCGATGTGTGCTTGTTTCTTATAGAGGGCTTTTAACAAAACAAGGGCGGAGTGGGTTCGCAAGAAAAAAAATCATAACACttacaaaaatagcaaaaacaaagaaaaacccCAACCTAATTAACAATGCATCACACGTTCCTAAAATATGCTCATCTCTGTAAATTGATGACGTGCCGTTTACAAACCAAGATTCATTTATACAGAGATTAGACAAAATATTTACATTAAACTAAGACCTATCCACAAGGGAAAAGAATACCTCAAAAACAAACTACCGACACAAACTCCTTACACATTACAAAGAATAAAATCTAATACACAAAATGTAATGCATCAATAGCAAGACCTACCTATTTATTCACACTACCTATTTCCTCACACTACAAAATGATGTCCCAACTACCTATAAACTCAAAACATGGTACCATGGAGTATGCTAAAAATGGATAGCACTACGAAAACTAGAACCCTACAAAATTGAAATGCATAGGATAAAACTGCCCCCCTCCCCCATTAAACCATACGCCCGTGAATAAAACCTAAGGAACAACATTTTAGACTCATGGAACAAATCGTTAAGAGGAACAACAATTTAGATCCATGAAACAAATCGCATTTACACGAGGAATAATATTTTAGATCTATTGCACAAACCGAATCTACACGAGGACAATATTTTGACTCGTGGAACACATCTTGTCTATTCAGAATAAAAAATATTGCATCCAAGAAACAAATGTCGTCTACTTGGGCAACGAGAATATTTTAGCCGAATAACTAATCTCGTTTATTCAGGACAAAACTATTGTATCCGACAAAAGTACAAAACACATATCGTCTACTAGGGGGAGCAAGATTGCATTCAAATAATACATCTCGTTAACGTAGGGAACAAAAATATTGCGAATAGGGAATAAATCTCGTCTGTTCAAGGAACAAAATTATTAAGTTCCCGATTTTTTTTAAAGTgacttaaataaataaatatatatatatattacgtCTGGGAAACAAACAATGTTAAAGAAGGAAAATAGGAAGAAAAAGAGTGAAAGAAACATatctaaaaggaaaaaaaatgaaaaagaaaaaatcTAAAGCAAATCCTATCTAAAGCTAAGCAACGCCTAAATGGTCTGAACTATCTACAGTTACGCCGCACCGCGCATGTGGGTCAGAGTGGAGAATTCAGAAGAATGGGCTGAGGTCCTGCTCCATCTTCATCGCGGCCAGCGGCGACAGGAAGGAGGGTGCGTAGGAGTCGTCCCAGGGAAGCTGCAGATCGTCGAGGTTGATCCCCATGAGCCAGTCGCTGTCCAGGTCCTGCACCTCCTCCTTGGGCAGTATCGTGTCTGTCGTCCCCATTATCCCCTGCAACGCCGGCAGCGAGTCCTCCAGCTCTGGGAAGGGGTCGTTGTCGATCTCCGACTCAGGCGTCCGCGTCTCCCCCCACGAGACTGATTGTGACGCCGCCGCAGCCATGTCCGCCTTGTCCTGCTGCATCTTCTTCTCCCACTCGTTCTTCTTGTTGTAGAGGCGGCAGAGCACCCAGTCGTCGAGCCTGAGCGTGCCGTCCTTGCTCTTGTTCTTCTTGGCGGCGGAGGATGCGTCGGCGCCGGCGAGCCGGTACTCGTGCATGATCCAGTCCGTCTTGACCCCTCGCGGCGGCTTGCCGTGGTAGAAGACGAGCGCCTTCTTGATCCCGGCGGTCCTCCCGGCGTGCACGACGGGCTTGTCAGCGCCGGTGGCCTTCCAGTAGCCGGCCCCGGCGGCCCGGTTGGGCCTGGAGCCGTTGGGGTACTTGCGGTCCCGCGGCGTGAAGAAGTACCACTCGCGGGCGCCGAAGAGCGCCCTCTCCGGGAGCTCCCACGGGCTGAACCGGTAGAGGTCGAGCTCGGCGATGATGGACACcggcgcggcgcggccggcggcgcgcgcgcagAGGTAGTGCGCCACCAGCTCCTCGTCCGTCGGGTGGAACCGGAACCCCGGCGGCAGGTTCAGCTCTGCCTCCGCGTCCcgccgcgctgccgccgccatcACCATTGGTATTGCTAGCTAGTGCCTGCTTCTCTGTCGTCGATGGGAATCTTTCTCCGGGCGTCTGCTGGTGAGCTGTGTGTTGGCGAGTGTTGAAGTGGAAAATGGTGTGTGCGGGGAGATAAATAGGGAGGACCGGACGCCGGAGGCGGAGAAGCTTCGTGGGAAAGAAGAGTCAAAAGGTAGCTGGATGTATTTGGGGTCGGCGGCTACGAGAGTTGAGAAGGCGTCGCGATGGGTGGTCGCGCGGCTACCGACCCTTGTAGCCGTCGATCGGCTTTTCCTGCGTCAACAGATGACGTTGGATCTGAGAGAGCACGTGCGCGCCTGCGGCGAGGTAGTACTAGCTAGGTGGAAAGCGTAGGCAGGAGAGACGAGATGGTGACCGGGTGGTCGCGTGGTTCATTGAACCTCGACCCTGCTGTCTCCCGCACAATATGTTCTGTGTCGGATAGAGATGGGAATTGGCCAGCACGATGAGTCGATGACGTCAGTGCCGACTTCATCTTTTGGTCGGGATAGGTGGAGCCCACGCAGGGGCAGCAGCTAATCGTCTGATGATCTCTCATGTGCTGTTCTCCTGAAGTAATTTGGCACACAACTTCACGTTGGTCATGTCCAATTACTTGCATGCGATGGATCGTTGTCGTTAAAAGATATGTTACACTTTCCTAATATTTACTACATTTATTCATAAAAAGTTGTCGCAAGATTtgttattcattcagtgggaggcgacgttcccgtcgacagcgaggcgtctgtggtgacttcgtcaatttcaagatccaatccgccggctcagtcttccggaggtgctcataggggtaggggtgtgcgtgtgtgcattcataggggtgagtgtatacgcgtgtatgtgagcgtctgcatttgtactgtgtttctcaaaaaaaaaatagatatatctaaatataAATATACTTTTTATGGTCCGATGGACTACATGTTTGCGGTTTTATTTGCCCAATTTCATATCAAATCCTATGACGCTTGCCGTGGATGCTTTGTTCTTTGCACATTTTATCGTTGCTATATAATACTATATATAAAAGCTGATCCTGTTTGTTGTCCTATGAGCCCTCCAATTACTGTTCATTGTTCCATATGAACGGTAGTCGTGATGAACAGTAACAATGCACTACACTACAGTAACCACATCATGAACAGTACCGGTAACCAACATGCTACTATAATTCATATTAATATAAAATTCAGCTATTTTATTTTAGGTAGCACTTGTCTAATATTTCTTTTATGTTAAATATTTAACATAATTTTCATTTTATCATAATTATTTTTTCCCAGCCGGTGACATAATTATTTTCTTCCAATCAGTGATCGCGCCAACTTTTCATATCGGCCCGGTGGTAGTTACCATCCAGGCCCGACTTTTTCTTTACGTTGCTTTTTTTCAAATATTCAATGGTGGTTTTTCCACACACTTTTCTGACCGTAATTTTTCCACAGTAGTAAACCTACAGTTCGTCAATGGTAATAGTAATTCGCCAACAGTGTTCTCTCTATTCTTTGGCCATAAGTTCTCGAGATAACTTCCATGCGTAATTTGCTACCATTAGTTACCCCACAAtgttatttttgttttctttggtAGTAGTTCTTCAAAATGTTT from Lolium rigidum isolate FL_2022 chromosome 4, APGP_CSIRO_Lrig_0.1, whole genome shotgun sequence encodes the following:
- the LOC124706359 gene encoding NAC domain-containing protein 67-like, yielding MVMAAAARRDAEAELNLPPGFRFHPTDEELVAHYLCARAAGRAAPVSIIAELDLYRFSPWELPERALFGAREWYFFTPRDRKYPNGSRPNRAAGAGYWKATGADKPVVHAGRTAGIKKALVFYHGKPPRGVKTDWIMHEYRLAGADASSAAKKNKSKDGTLRLDDWVLCRLYNKKNEWEKKMQQDKADMAAAASQSVSWGETRTPESEIDNDPFPELEDSLPALQGIMGTTDTILPKEEVQDLDSDWLMGINLDDLQLPWDDSYAPSFLSPLAAMKMEQDLSPFF